The Peribacillus sp. FSL P2-0133 genome has a segment encoding these proteins:
- the dnaE gene encoding DNA polymerase III subunit alpha, which yields MYTHLHIQSGYSLLTSTVKITELVAKAKADGCTSLALTDRNVMYGSVYFYKECKRQGIKPIIGILADVLDERDSPHGLLLLAKSLQGYQNLLKISSAIKTKSPSGIPMNWLKAYSRGLIAITPGVEGQIETLLREENPEEAKQAAGRFLQIFGHDNFYVSIQRLSIANEEKGNEAISQLARDLEIKIVATNPVYYLNESDALAQEVLLAIGNGDKLADETHTVLESDQFYLKSRAQMAELFHDRPDALENTLHIAAQCNLEIPFHRSLLPKYPTEDGVTAEEMLEAICFQGLKKRLPEPSIQYEERLRYELDIITKMKFSDYFLIVWDFMKFAKDHQILTGPGRGSAAGSMVAYVLSITDVDPIEHSLLFERFLNPERVSMPDIDIDFPDNRREEVIAYVAKKYGELHVAQIITFGTLAAKAALRDTGRVFGLNSKEQEAVSKMIPGRLGITLPEAFKESKRLREFVNESDLNQKLFQTALLLEGLPRHASTHAAGVVISDQALTEHIPIQGGHEGIHLTQYPMDLLEELGLLKMDFLGLRNLTLIDNILNNIKKGTGKKLDLSHIPMDDPETLALLGRGETTGVFQFESDGIRKVLIKLKPNRFEDIVAVNALYRPGPMENIPLFIERKHGLAPIDYLHEDLKDILEPTYGVIVYQEQIMQIASRLAGFSLGEADLLRRAVSKKKKDVLDQERQHFVNGSLKQGYSEKTADEIYSLIVRFANYGFNRSHAVAYSFIAYQLGYLKTHHPEYFMAALLTSVVGNDEKISQYIREAKKKGIMVLSPSINRSGYPFLPEKEGIRYSLGAIKGIGGTVLKEIFAARRQKKFADLFDFCLRVSGKIVNRKVLEALVHSGAFDEFGEDRATLLASLDVAINHTELVNPDDDLFDMFSDGEFSLKPKYNRVEPIPIEHKLSLEKSALGLYLSNHPVTSYRELFQHFGCLTIDEATNKKESKVLLGAYITSVKTIRTKKGDVMAFLSVSDEEGDIEAVVFPNVYKNHSADLNHGQLVMLQGTLEERDGKTQLLIRNVYPLEKVKQMKEERNGTIFLKIEAGKQTKDTLQKIKKILMQHSGETKVMLFYERENRYVQLSYWDWVNPTDRLMQALFDLVGKGNVVYKKE from the coding sequence GTGTATACTCATCTCCATATTCAGAGCGGATACAGCCTGCTGACAAGTACGGTGAAGATCACTGAACTTGTGGCCAAAGCGAAAGCGGATGGCTGTACAAGTCTTGCCTTAACCGATCGAAATGTTATGTACGGTTCGGTCTATTTTTATAAAGAATGCAAGAGACAGGGGATAAAGCCGATCATCGGCATACTTGCAGATGTCCTTGATGAACGGGATTCGCCACATGGACTTCTTTTATTGGCAAAAAGTCTACAAGGATATCAAAACCTGCTTAAAATAAGCAGTGCCATAAAAACGAAATCCCCGTCAGGCATTCCAATGAATTGGCTTAAAGCCTATTCTCGGGGCTTGATAGCAATCACACCGGGTGTTGAGGGGCAAATAGAAACGCTATTGAGAGAAGAAAATCCTGAGGAGGCCAAACAGGCAGCGGGGCGATTTCTGCAAATTTTTGGTCATGATAACTTTTATGTATCCATACAGAGACTTTCGATCGCGAATGAGGAAAAAGGCAACGAAGCCATAAGTCAGTTGGCGAGAGATTTAGAGATAAAGATTGTCGCGACGAATCCAGTCTATTATTTGAACGAAAGCGATGCACTCGCTCAAGAAGTCCTATTGGCAATTGGAAATGGCGACAAGCTGGCGGATGAGACGCATACGGTTCTTGAATCCGATCAATTTTATTTGAAAAGCCGGGCACAGATGGCAGAACTATTTCATGACAGACCGGATGCACTCGAAAATACACTGCATATTGCCGCGCAATGCAATCTGGAAATTCCATTTCACCGTTCACTGCTTCCTAAGTACCCGACTGAAGATGGAGTCACAGCAGAGGAAATGCTCGAAGCCATCTGTTTCCAAGGGCTGAAGAAAAGATTGCCGGAGCCATCCATTCAATATGAAGAGCGCCTGCGATATGAATTGGATATCATCACCAAGATGAAATTCAGCGATTACTTTTTGATCGTTTGGGATTTCATGAAATTCGCTAAGGATCATCAAATCCTGACTGGTCCTGGAAGGGGGTCGGCCGCCGGATCGATGGTCGCTTATGTGCTGTCGATTACGGATGTCGATCCAATCGAACATTCCTTGCTGTTCGAGCGTTTCCTGAATCCGGAACGTGTCTCGATGCCGGATATCGACATTGACTTTCCGGATAACCGCCGTGAAGAAGTGATTGCCTATGTCGCGAAGAAGTACGGGGAACTTCATGTAGCACAAATCATTACATTCGGAACATTGGCTGCCAAAGCTGCGTTAAGGGACACAGGCCGTGTTTTCGGCTTGAATTCAAAGGAACAGGAAGCGGTATCGAAAATGATTCCAGGCCGCCTGGGCATCACGCTTCCCGAGGCCTTCAAGGAATCGAAAAGGCTCAGGGAATTCGTTAATGAGAGTGACCTGAATCAAAAACTTTTTCAAACCGCTTTATTGCTTGAAGGGCTGCCTCGCCATGCCTCGACACATGCCGCCGGCGTCGTCATCAGCGATCAGGCACTGACCGAGCATATTCCGATTCAGGGGGGGCATGAAGGCATCCATCTGACTCAATATCCAATGGACCTTCTCGAAGAACTGGGACTTCTTAAAATGGATTTTCTTGGACTCCGCAATTTAACGCTCATCGATAATATTTTAAATAACATCAAAAAGGGAACGGGGAAAAAGCTCGACTTGTCACATATCCCGATGGATGACCCCGAGACGCTAGCCCTTTTAGGGAGAGGCGAAACAACTGGAGTGTTTCAATTTGAATCGGATGGCATCCGAAAGGTTTTGATCAAGCTGAAACCGAACCGATTCGAGGATATCGTCGCGGTCAATGCTCTATATCGTCCAGGTCCGATGGAAAATATACCGCTGTTCATCGAGCGAAAACATGGACTGGCTCCGATTGATTACCTGCACGAGGATTTGAAGGATATCCTCGAGCCTACATACGGGGTCATCGTTTATCAAGAACAAATCATGCAAATCGCCTCCCGCTTAGCCGGGTTTTCATTAGGGGAGGCTGACCTGCTCCGTCGTGCCGTTTCGAAGAAGAAGAAGGATGTTCTGGATCAAGAGCGGCAGCATTTCGTGAACGGCTCATTGAAACAAGGATACTCCGAAAAAACGGCAGATGAGATTTATTCCTTGATCGTCCGCTTCGCTAACTATGGATTCAACCGAAGCCATGCGGTGGCGTATAGTTTCATCGCTTATCAGCTGGGTTACTTGAAAACCCACCATCCGGAATATTTCATGGCAGCACTCCTGACATCGGTCGTCGGGAATGATGAAAAGATATCGCAATATATCCGTGAAGCCAAAAAGAAAGGGATAATGGTTCTGAGTCCCTCGATTAACCGGAGCGGTTACCCGTTTTTACCGGAAAAGGAAGGGATCCGTTATAGCCTTGGAGCCATAAAAGGGATAGGCGGTACGGTCCTAAAAGAAATCTTTGCTGCAAGGAGGCAGAAGAAGTTCGCTGATTTATTCGATTTCTGTTTGCGCGTTTCGGGAAAAATCGTAAATAGAAAAGTGTTGGAGGCGCTTGTGCATTCAGGTGCATTTGATGAATTCGGTGAGGACCGGGCAACATTGTTGGCGAGCTTGGACGTAGCGATCAATCATACTGAATTGGTTAATCCAGATGATGACCTATTCGATATGTTTTCCGATGGCGAGTTTTCACTCAAACCGAAATACAACCGGGTCGAGCCTATCCCTATCGAGCACAAACTCTCATTGGAAAAAAGCGCATTGGGGCTTTATCTATCGAATCATCCGGTGACAAGCTATAGAGAACTTTTTCAGCACTTCGGCTGTTTGACCATAGATGAAGCTACCAATAAAAAGGAATCAAAAGTCTTGCTTGGCGCGTACATTACGTCGGTTAAAACCATAAGGACAAAAAAGGGCGATGTGATGGCTTTTTTGAGCGTTAGTGATGAAGAGGGGGATATTGAAGCGGTCGTTTTTCCAAATGTTTATAAAAATCACTCTGCCGACTTGAATCACGGACAACTCGTTATGCTGCAAGGAACATTGGAAGAGCGGGATGGAAAAACACAGCTCCTGATCAGGAACGTATACCCGCTTGAAAAAGTGAAGCAGATGAAAGAGGAAAGAAACGGAACGATATTCCTGAAAATCGAGGCTGGCAAGCAAACGAAGGATACACTGCAAAAAATAAAAAAAATTTTAATGCAGCATAGCGGTGAAACGAAGGTCATGCTTTTTTACGAGAGGGAAAACCGCTATGTACAGCTATCTTATTGGGATTGGGTCAATCCTACAGATAGACTGATGCAGGCATTATTTGACTTGGTCGGAAAAGGGAATGTGGTTTACAAGAAAGAATAA
- a CDS encoding YtpI family protein: MPILVTLIVLSLGVYLFYKIKSVRTRMPMEKKWISGKSSIALGAFVALFGINQLFLFHTTITYIIAAVFIFVGLFSVWGGYKMYKFYLPHAIEEAANQKG; encoded by the coding sequence ATGCCTATTCTTGTCACCTTGATCGTTCTTTCGCTAGGGGTCTATCTGTTTTATAAAATCAAATCGGTCCGAACCAGGATGCCGATGGAGAAAAAGTGGATTTCTGGGAAGTCTTCCATCGCCCTCGGTGCGTTTGTCGCACTATTCGGAATCAATCAGCTTTTTCTGTTCCACACGACCATCACTTATATCATTGCTGCCGTTTTCATCTTCGTTGGCCTATTCAGTGTTTGGGGCGGCTATAAAATGTATAAATTTTATTTGCCACATGCAATCGAAGAAGCTGCAAACCAAAAAGGATAA
- a CDS encoding GntR family transcriptional regulator has protein sequence MAGRTSSSKIYLDVVESLRTMIEADSLLPGDKIPSERELSDRFNVGRSSVREALRALELLGLIETRRGEGTFIRDFQEHKLVELLGTFFLQDKKVQEDLSETKRLIEIDCLRIVAFFATAEDIKRLMVWVKADEFHDDDFFLRIAILNRNRLLERIWRIVNSYARTSEMVQGNVKKEDYLALLTYLLERDEEKAIETYLIRIRNMSKDE, from the coding sequence TTGGCAGGTCGTACTTCTTCATCCAAAATTTATCTCGATGTCGTTGAGAGCCTACGTACCATGATTGAAGCGGACAGCCTCCTGCCGGGAGATAAAATCCCATCAGAACGGGAGTTATCGGATCGTTTTAATGTTGGCCGTTCCTCTGTCCGTGAAGCATTGCGTGCCTTAGAACTATTAGGGTTAATAGAAACAAGGCGTGGTGAAGGGACGTTTATCAGGGATTTCCAGGAGCATAAGCTAGTCGAGCTTCTGGGAACCTTTTTTTTGCAAGATAAAAAAGTACAAGAAGATTTGTCTGAGACGAAAAGGCTGATTGAAATTGACTGTTTGCGGATAGTCGCCTTTTTCGCTACGGCTGAGGATATTAAAAGATTAATGGTCTGGGTCAAAGCGGATGAGTTTCATGATGATGATTTCTTCTTAAGAATTGCCATTTTGAATCGCAATCGATTGCTGGAAAGAATTTGGCGCATTGTCAACAGCTATGCTAGAACATCAGAGATGGTACAGGGTAATGTGAAAAAAGAAGATTATCTGGCACTTCTTACATATTTGCTCGAACGTGATGAAGAAAAAGCCATCGAAACTTATCTTATTAGAATTAGAAATATGTCGAAGGACGAGTGA
- the accA gene encoding acetyl-CoA carboxylase carboxyl transferase subunit alpha yields the protein MIYELEFERPITDLRNKIKELKAISKDADVDLTAEIETLEKRLEKLEVDIYNHLKPWDRVQIARHPARPTTLDYIPLLFNDFIEFHGDRYYGDDEAIVAGIAEFDGLAVTVIGHQRGKDTKENIRRNFGMPHPEGYRKALRLMKQAEKFNRPIICFIDTKGAFPGKAAEERGQSEAIAKNLFEMAGLKVPVISIVIGEGGSGGALALGVGDRIFMLENSTYSVISPEGAAALLWKDASQAKRAAESMKITAPDLNRLGVIDEIIPEVRGGAHRDSNLQAEAIKDILKRSFNELLPLNSDDLINQRYMKFKKIGEYEFAKQPEGEPKEVEQHS from the coding sequence ATGATTTACGAATTAGAGTTCGAGCGTCCCATTACGGACCTTAGAAATAAGATTAAAGAGCTAAAAGCCATTTCGAAGGACGCTGATGTAGACTTAACAGCTGAAATCGAAACATTGGAAAAGCGTCTAGAGAAGCTGGAAGTGGATATTTATAACCATCTTAAACCGTGGGATCGTGTTCAGATTGCCCGGCATCCAGCCCGTCCGACGACGCTTGATTACATTCCGCTATTATTCAATGACTTCATCGAGTTTCATGGTGATCGTTATTATGGGGATGATGAAGCGATTGTCGCTGGAATCGCAGAATTTGATGGACTTGCCGTGACTGTCATCGGTCATCAGCGAGGTAAGGATACGAAGGAAAACATCCGTCGTAACTTTGGCATGCCCCATCCTGAAGGCTATCGAAAAGCTTTACGTTTGATGAAACAGGCGGAAAAATTCAACCGTCCGATTATTTGTTTCATTGATACGAAGGGAGCTTTCCCTGGTAAAGCTGCTGAAGAGCGCGGGCAAAGTGAAGCCATTGCGAAAAACCTTTTCGAAATGGCGGGGCTGAAGGTGCCGGTCATCAGTATTGTCATCGGTGAAGGCGGAAGCGGCGGTGCATTGGCACTTGGCGTCGGGGACCGAATTTTCATGCTTGAGAACTCAACATATTCGGTAATTTCCCCTGAAGGGGCTGCAGCCTTGCTGTGGAAGGATGCCTCTCAGGCTAAGAGGGCTGCGGAATCGATGAAAATCACGGCTCCCGATTTAAACCGCTTAGGAGTCATCGATGAGATCATTCCTGAAGTGAGGGGCGGCGCCCATCGGGATTCAAATTTACAGGCAGAAGCCATCAAGGATATCCTGAAACGTTCATTCAATGAACTTCTGCCATTGAATAGTGATGATCTTATCAACCAGCGTTATATGAAATTCAAGAAAATCGGTGAATATGAATTTGCAAAACAGCCTGAGGGAGAGCCTAAGGAAGTTGAACAGCATTCATAA
- a CDS encoding YtrH family sporulation protein — protein MNEAFVPAFINSFFISLGVLLGGSIIGGLAAFFTGQAPMTTVFRLSDSLRIWAIVAAIGGTFDMVYNFERGIFHGETKDIVKQVLLILSALGGAQTGALIINWFTQEHISS, from the coding sequence ATGAATGAAGCCTTTGTTCCAGCCTTCATCAACAGCTTTTTCATATCGCTTGGCGTATTGCTTGGTGGCTCGATAATCGGGGGCCTCGCCGCTTTTTTTACTGGACAAGCCCCGATGACGACTGTATTCCGACTGTCGGACAGCCTTCGTATTTGGGCGATTGTCGCTGCAATCGGGGGTACTTTTGATATGGTTTATAATTTCGAACGCGGTATTTTCCACGGGGAAACGAAGGATATAGTCAAGCAGGTCCTATTGATTCTATCTGCACTTGGCGGAGCACAGACAGGAGCACTGATCATAAACTGGTTCACGCAGGAGCATATTTCATCATGA
- the pfkA gene encoding 6-phosphofructokinase — protein MKRIGVLTSGGDSPGMNAAVRAVVRKAIFHEIEVFGIYHGYQGLINGNIKKLELGSVGDIIHRGGTMLHTARCPEFKTEEGQLKAIEQLNKLGIEGIVIIGGDGSYRGAKALTERGFPCIGVPGTIDNDIPGTDFTIGFDTALNTVIDAIDKIRDTATSHERTYVVEVMGRDAGDIALWAGLAGGAETILCPEYEYDIEDLIGKLNRGHDRGKKHSIIIVAEGVGSAVDISRKIEEKAGFETRVTVLGHVQRGGSPSANDRVLASRLGAKAVELLLEGKGGRAVGIEQNQLVDYDIIEALAKPHTIDKKMYELSAELSI, from the coding sequence ATGAAAAGAATAGGTGTATTGACAAGTGGAGGAGATTCTCCTGGCATGAATGCGGCAGTCCGAGCGGTTGTCCGGAAAGCAATTTTTCATGAAATTGAGGTCTTCGGTATTTATCATGGCTATCAGGGACTGATAAATGGAAATATAAAGAAGCTTGAACTTGGATCGGTCGGGGATATCATTCATCGAGGCGGCACGATGTTACATACGGCTCGCTGTCCGGAATTTAAGACGGAGGAAGGCCAGCTGAAAGCGATTGAACAATTGAATAAACTTGGTATCGAGGGCATTGTCATCATTGGTGGCGATGGTTCATACCGCGGAGCGAAAGCTTTAACGGAAAGGGGCTTCCCTTGTATCGGAGTTCCTGGAACGATTGATAATGACATACCGGGTACGGATTTCACGATTGGTTTTGATACGGCCCTTAATACAGTCATCGATGCTATCGATAAAATTCGGGATACGGCCACTTCTCATGAAAGGACTTATGTGGTTGAAGTGATGGGAAGAGATGCCGGCGATATTGCGCTTTGGGCTGGATTGGCTGGCGGAGCTGAAACGATTCTTTGTCCTGAATATGAATATGATATAGAAGATCTGATTGGAAAGCTGAACCGCGGACATGACCGTGGGAAAAAGCATAGTATCATCATTGTAGCTGAAGGTGTTGGAAGTGCCGTTGATATCTCCAGGAAAATTGAGGAAAAGGCAGGGTTTGAAACCCGTGTAACGGTCCTGGGCCATGTCCAGCGCGGAGGATCTCCTTCGGCAAATGACCGTGTATTGGCAAGCCGGCTTGGAGCAAAAGCCGTTGAACTGCTTCTTGAAGGAAAAGGAGGCAGGGCTGTCGGGATAGAACAAAATCAACTCGTTGATTATGATATCATCGAAGCTCTTGCTAAACCGCATACAATTGATAAGAAAATGTATGAATTATCTGCTGAGCTATCCATTTAA
- the accD gene encoding acetyl-CoA carboxylase, carboxyltransferase subunit beta: protein MLKELFAKSKKKYATVPLDREKQDVPEGIMTKCTGCKKIMYTKELVKNKKVCLHCGYHHPMSSHERIEFLFDAGTFNEFDKEMISVNPLEFPDYLEKLEKDRKKAKINEAVVTGVGNINGYQVSTAIMDSNFRMGSMGSVVGEKITRAIERAGELKIPFIIFTASGGARMQEGVLSLMQMAKTSAALKIFSNEGGLIISMMTHPTTGGVSASFASLGDINLAEPGALIGFAGRRIIEQTIHEELPEDFQTSEFLMKHGQLDAVVKRTEMKETLTTILKIHAPGGEWL, encoded by the coding sequence TTGCTTAAAGAGCTATTTGCGAAGTCTAAGAAGAAATATGCAACGGTTCCTTTAGATCGTGAGAAACAAGATGTACCGGAAGGAATCATGACAAAGTGCACCGGCTGTAAAAAAATCATGTATACAAAAGAATTGGTGAAAAACAAGAAAGTCTGTCTGCATTGCGGGTACCATCATCCGATGTCTTCCCATGAGCGCATCGAATTTTTATTCGACGCAGGCACTTTTAATGAATTTGATAAAGAAATGATTTCAGTTAACCCGCTTGAATTTCCGGATTACTTAGAAAAATTGGAAAAAGATAGAAAGAAAGCCAAGATTAATGAGGCGGTTGTCACAGGAGTGGGAAACATCAATGGGTACCAAGTTTCAACTGCCATCATGGATTCGAATTTCCGGATGGGAAGCATGGGATCCGTTGTTGGGGAAAAAATTACCCGTGCTATTGAACGTGCAGGTGAATTGAAGATTCCGTTCATCATATTTACGGCTTCAGGCGGCGCTCGGATGCAGGAGGGCGTTTTAAGCTTGATGCAGATGGCGAAGACAAGTGCGGCACTCAAGATATTCAGCAATGAAGGCGGACTGATCATATCAATGATGACTCATCCTACCACAGGTGGAGTTTCGGCAAGTTTCGCGTCACTTGGCGATATTAATCTAGCCGAACCTGGAGCCCTTATTGGTTTTGCGGGACGAAGAATCATTGAACAGACGATTCATGAAGAGCTTCCTGAAGATTTCCAAACGTCTGAATTCTTGATGAAGCACGGCCAATTGGATGCGGTCGTCAAACGTACGGAAATGAAGGAAACCTTGACGACGATCCTTAAAATCCATGCCCCGGGCGGTGAATGGTTATGA
- a CDS encoding bifunctional oligoribonuclease/PAP phosphatase NrnA, giving the protein MKAEILADIKRYDTIILHRHVRPDPDAYGSQGGLAEILKASFPEKRIFTVGKEEPSLNYLRRLDVISDETYQGALVIVCDTANTDRICDARYTTGDKLIKIDHHPNEDPYGDMRWVDTSASSASEMIYEFYQFGKEQGLKMSDEAARLLYAGIVGDTGRFLFQNTTEKTFAYASELINYSFSRPQLYQEMYDVEESIVRLNGYVLQHFEILPYGTGKMIITKDILEQFQASTSEASQLVSSLGSIKNVKSWVFFIEEDKEIRVRFRSKGPIINTIARKYNGGGHPLAAGASIHSWDEVDNILADMEELNKSE; this is encoded by the coding sequence ATGAAAGCTGAAATATTAGCAGATATAAAGCGTTATGATACTATCATTCTCCATCGTCATGTCCGTCCAGATCCGGACGCTTATGGTTCACAGGGGGGATTGGCGGAAATCCTGAAAGCATCTTTCCCAGAAAAGCGAATTTTTACGGTCGGGAAAGAAGAACCGTCATTGAATTACTTAAGAAGGCTCGATGTGATTTCGGATGAAACATATCAAGGTGCTCTGGTCATCGTTTGTGATACCGCAAATACGGACCGGATTTGTGATGCAAGGTACACGACGGGTGATAAACTGATTAAGATCGATCATCATCCTAATGAAGATCCATATGGGGATATGCGTTGGGTCGATACATCGGCAAGTTCAGCAAGTGAAATGATTTATGAGTTTTACCAGTTCGGTAAAGAACAGGGCTTGAAGATGAGTGATGAAGCGGCACGCCTTCTATATGCAGGCATTGTTGGCGATACGGGTCGTTTCCTATTCCAGAATACGACTGAAAAGACATTTGCCTATGCCAGTGAATTGATTAACTATTCGTTCTCCCGCCCGCAGTTATATCAGGAGATGTATGACGTCGAGGAAAGCATAGTCCGGTTGAATGGCTATGTGTTGCAGCATTTTGAAATCCTTCCATATGGCACAGGGAAAATGATCATCACAAAAGATATACTTGAACAATTCCAGGCTTCTACATCTGAGGCATCTCAGCTCGTTTCCTCGCTCGGTTCGATTAAAAATGTTAAGTCATGGGTCTTTTTCATTGAAGAGGATAAAGAAATCAGAGTCCGTTTCCGTTCTAAAGGTCCGATCATCAATACGATTGCCCGTAAATATAACGGAGGAGGCCACCCGCTTGCAGCAGGGGCTTCGATTCATTCTTGGGATGAAGTGGATAATATCCTTGCCGACATGGAAGAGTTGAATAAATCGGAATGA
- a CDS encoding malic enzyme-like NAD(P)-binding protein has protein sequence MTLREEALHMHRLNQGKLETVSKVPVRNAVDLSLAYSPGVAEPCKDIYDKPDTVYDYTMKGNTVAVISDGTAVLGLGNIGPEAAMPVMEGKAVLFKSFAGVDAFPICLKTTDVDKIVETVKLLEPTFGGVNLEDIAAPNCFEIEERLKKEMNIPVFHDDQHGTAIVTVAGLVNALRLVNKSMSEIKVVANGAGAAGIAIIKLLYSYGVRDIIMCDTKGAIYEGRSTGMNDTKEQVAKVTNRNKVSGPLETVIQNADVFIGVSAAGALTKEMVSSMNRDAIIFAMANPDPEIMPEDAKAAGAKVVGTGRSDFPNQVNNVLAFPGIFRGALDVRATHINEKMKVAAVQAIAGLIQEHELNEDYVIPAPFDERVAPAVAAAVAKAAMETGVARINVDPEEIKEKTRKLAIIGKSEE, from the coding sequence ATGACATTAAGAGAAGAAGCTTTACATATGCACCGCTTGAATCAAGGAAAATTAGAAACAGTTTCGAAAGTACCGGTAAGGAATGCAGTAGATTTAAGCCTGGCTTATTCTCCTGGTGTCGCAGAACCGTGTAAAGATATTTACGATAAGCCGGATACCGTTTATGACTATACAATGAAGGGGAATACTGTTGCTGTTATTTCTGATGGAACGGCTGTATTGGGACTTGGGAACATCGGTCCGGAAGCTGCCATGCCGGTTATGGAAGGTAAAGCCGTTCTATTTAAAAGTTTCGCTGGAGTTGACGCTTTCCCAATCTGTTTAAAAACGACGGATGTGGACAAAATTGTAGAGACCGTTAAATTACTCGAACCGACTTTCGGCGGAGTGAACTTAGAGGACATAGCCGCACCAAATTGTTTTGAAATTGAAGAACGACTCAAGAAAGAAATGAATATTCCTGTTTTTCATGATGATCAGCACGGTACAGCCATTGTTACTGTTGCCGGTCTTGTGAACGCGTTACGACTAGTGAATAAATCAATGTCAGAAATTAAAGTGGTAGCGAATGGAGCAGGCGCTGCTGGCATTGCCATCATTAAATTGCTTTATAGCTATGGAGTTCGTGACATTATCATGTGTGATACGAAGGGTGCCATTTATGAGGGCCGTTCGACAGGTATGAATGATACAAAAGAACAAGTGGCGAAAGTGACCAATCGAAATAAGGTTTCAGGACCTTTGGAAACTGTCATTCAAAACGCTGATGTATTTATAGGTGTTTCTGCTGCAGGAGCATTGACAAAAGAAATGGTTTCTTCGATGAACCGGGATGCGATCATTTTCGCGATGGCTAATCCAGATCCGGAAATCATGCCGGAAGATGCAAAAGCGGCAGGAGCCAAAGTTGTTGGAACAGGCCGTTCGGATTTCCCGAATCAGGTCAATAACGTCCTTGCTTTCCCTGGGATTTTCCGTGGTGCCCTAGATGTACGTGCGACTCATATCAATGAAAAAATGAAGGTTGCTGCAGTACAAGCCATTGCCGGTTTAATACAGGAACATGAGTTAAACGAAGACTACGTCATCCCTGCTCCATTTGATGAGAGGGTAGCACCTGCAGTCGCGGCTGCTGTTGCCAAGGCAGCGATGGAAACGGGAGTAGCTAGAATTAATGTAGATCCAGAGGAAATTAAAGAAAAAACAAGGAAATTAGCGATCATTGGAAAAAGTGAGGAATAA
- the ytrI gene encoding sporulation membrane protein YtrI encodes MRIPPYHRSPTWQRFFAGAALGGLISWVIFFYMHGVQQEKQIRTLHEQSEVIQDLNGKIAIWEQDYKKLNQKNEEILTIQEVEVTITNEKYSLDRLSIAEAEDVIEDDLSSLLAKDVASVYDGKLLLKKSIENKIVTINKKRYRLEVVEIMFYTKMNIEIKLKRTTS; translated from the coding sequence ATGAGGATTCCTCCCTATCACCGGTCTCCCACCTGGCAGCGCTTCTTTGCCGGAGCCGCACTTGGCGGATTGATCAGTTGGGTGATTTTCTTTTATATGCATGGTGTCCAGCAGGAGAAGCAGATCCGGACCCTTCACGAACAAAGTGAAGTGATACAGGATTTAAACGGGAAAATCGCAATTTGGGAGCAGGATTATAAAAAATTGAACCAGAAAAACGAGGAGATATTGACGATTCAGGAAGTGGAAGTAACCATTACGAATGAAAAATACAGTCTGGATCGGCTGAGTATTGCAGAAGCCGAGGATGTGATAGAGGACGACCTTTCCTCTCTTCTTGCCAAAGATGTCGCCAGTGTCTATGACGGAAAGCTGCTTTTGAAAAAATCCATCGAAAATAAGATCGTTACCATCAATAAAAAGCGCTATCGACTTGAAGTCGTCGAGATCATGTTTTATACGAAAATGAATATTGAAATCAAACTAAAAAGGACTACTTCTTAA